From Nitrospiraceae bacterium, a single genomic window includes:
- the trpB gene encoding tryptophan synthase subunit beta, translated as MAITPNKHGRFGQFGGKYAPEILMPAIHELEQAYRAAKKSRPFQQEFLNCLKQFVGRPTSLFFAERLTKTLGGAKIYLKREDLCHTGAHKINNTVGQALLTRRMKKKRVIAETGAGQHGVAVATVAAMFGLEAEIYMGTEDMERQALNVFRMRLLGSKVTGVNSGSRTLKDAISEAMRDWTTNVSTTHYLLGSVLGPHPYPMMVRDFQSVIGRETRKQILALEGRLPHCLVACVGGGSNSIGLFYPFVKDTQVKMVGVEAGGYGIESGKHAARFAGGKPGVLHGTMTYLLQNEDGQVNPTHSVSAGLDYPAVGPEHSYYHDTGRIRYTSATDAEALAAFDLLAKEEGIIPALESAHAVAEVVKLAPTMKKSQILIMNLSGRGDKDVQQLAKMRGIPL; from the coding sequence ATGGCAATCACTCCCAACAAACACGGGCGCTTCGGACAATTCGGAGGCAAATATGCTCCGGAAATCCTGATGCCCGCCATCCATGAACTGGAACAGGCGTATCGTGCGGCTAAGAAAAGCCGGCCCTTCCAGCAGGAATTTCTGAATTGCCTGAAACAATTTGTCGGTCGTCCGACTTCCCTCTTCTTCGCTGAACGTCTCACCAAAACCCTTGGAGGAGCCAAGATTTACCTCAAAAGAGAAGACCTCTGTCATACCGGTGCGCATAAGATCAACAATACCGTCGGGCAGGCCCTACTCACCAGACGAATGAAAAAGAAACGGGTCATTGCCGAAACCGGTGCCGGACAGCATGGCGTCGCGGTGGCCACTGTGGCCGCTATGTTCGGTCTGGAGGCTGAAATTTACATGGGCACCGAGGATATGGAACGACAGGCATTGAATGTCTTCCGAATGCGGTTACTTGGATCTAAAGTGACGGGGGTGAATTCCGGAAGCCGCACACTCAAGGATGCCATCAGTGAGGCAATGCGGGACTGGACCACCAATGTAAGCACGACTCACTATTTGCTTGGGTCGGTCCTGGGCCCCCATCCCTACCCCATGATGGTTCGGGATTTTCAATCCGTGATTGGTCGGGAAACCCGAAAGCAAATCCTTGCACTGGAAGGTCGTTTGCCTCATTGCCTTGTTGCTTGTGTCGGCGGTGGCAGCAATAGCATTGGATTATTTTATCCATTCGTCAAAGATACCCAAGTCAAAATGGTCGGCGTAGAAGCCGGCGGGTACGGGATAGAAAGCGGGAAACATGCCGCGCGCTTTGCAGGAGGAAAACCCGGCGTTTTGCATGGCACGATGACCTATCTTCTCCAGAATGAGGATGGTCAGGTCAATCCCACCCATTCAGTGTCTGCGGGATTGGACTATCCGGCAGTCGGTCCTGAACACAGTTACTATCATGATACCGGACGCATCCGTTACACCTCCGCAACGGATGCTGAAGCCTTAGCCGCGTTCGACTTACTCGCCAAGGAAGAAGGCATCATTCCCGCATTGGAAAGTGCCCATGCGGTTGCAGAAGTCGTTAAGCTGGCACCCACGATGAAAAAGTCGCAGATCTTAATTATGAATCTCTCCGGGCGCGGAGATAAAGATGTTCAACAATTAGCCAAAATGCGCGGAATTCCTCTCTAG
- a CDS encoding tryptophan synthase subunit alpha, which translates to MSNRIQATFAQLHSKGEKALIPYIMAGDPTLAMTESLVLALERGGADLIELGVPFSDPIADGPVIQQAAERSLRSGTTLKNILFTVANLRKKTSIPLILMTYYNSLMAMGIPDFCATAVDAGIDGIIVPDLPPEESDRLYHATQAAGGPVSIFLLAPTSTAERRRAVIQRSHGFIYYVSLTGITGAKLTDLSLVRQSVQQLQRASRKPVAVGFGIASAEQAREVGQFADGVIIGSALVRYISEHHFAPSFLTNIQGMAQQWKSVLTPVTAKPSAILRQKP; encoded by the coding sequence ATGAGCAATCGCATTCAAGCCACATTTGCACAACTCCACTCCAAGGGTGAAAAAGCCCTCATCCCATACATCATGGCTGGCGATCCGACCCTAGCGATGACGGAATCTCTTGTATTAGCGTTGGAACGGGGTGGGGCCGACCTGATCGAATTGGGTGTGCCATTTTCGGATCCTATCGCCGATGGTCCGGTGATTCAACAAGCAGCAGAACGGTCTCTGCGCTCAGGGACTACCCTTAAAAATATTCTTTTCACTGTCGCCAACCTGAGAAAAAAGACGTCTATTCCCCTTATTTTGATGACTTATTACAACAGCCTCATGGCCATGGGGATCCCGGATTTTTGTGCCACTGCCGTTGATGCGGGCATCGATGGCATCATCGTGCCGGATTTGCCTCCGGAAGAATCCGACCGTCTTTATCACGCCACTCAAGCAGCGGGAGGACCGGTGAGTATCTTTCTACTTGCTCCCACCAGCACGGCGGAACGACGACGAGCGGTGATCCAGCGATCACATGGATTTATTTATTATGTCTCTCTTACCGGCATTACCGGGGCCAAGCTGACCGATCTCAGCCTGGTGCGCCAAAGCGTCCAACAGCTGCAACGAGCCTCACGAAAACCTGTGGCAGTGGGATTTGGAATTGCCTCCGCCGAGCAGGCCAGAGAGGTTGGACAATTTGCGGATGGCGTCATTATTGGAAGCGCCCTGGTTCGATACATTAGCGAACACCATTTCGCCCCATCATTTCTCACCAACATTCAGGGCATGGCACAACAATGGAAATCCGTCCTCACGCCCGTCACAGCAAAACCGTCGGCTATCCTTAGGCAAAAGCCATAG